A region of the Litchfieldia alkalitelluris genome:
CTGCTGCTGGAGAGCTTGCAGCAGGGATTGCACATGAAATAAGAAATCCGCTAACTAGTATTAAAGGCTTTATTCAGCTAGCAAATACGTCAAATGACAATCAAGAGAGATATTACCCGATCATTTTGACGGAGATTGATCGAATTAATACGATTATTAGCGAGCTTTTACTGTTGGCGAAACCGAAAAAAACGGAATTCAAAAAAGTAAGCTTAAAAATTATTCTTCAAGATGTCTTAAATTTATATAGTGCACAGGCAATTCTACATAATATTGAAATCATTAACTCTATTAATCTTGAAGAAACAGAAATTATCGGACACGAAAGTAAGTTAAAACAAGTGTTAATAAATTTATTTAAAAATGCGGTTGAAGCAATGCCATCTGGTGGAACTTTAGAGGTGGATTTAAGAGGAACTACATCAGCATTAATTCTGACTATCCAGGATAATGGTGAAGGAATTCCTAAATCGATTCTTTCTAAAATAGGGCAACCGTTCTTCACTACAAAAGAAAAGGGAACAGGACTTGGCCTTGCAACCTGCTTTAGTATTATTGAAAACCATAAAGGTAGTATGGAAATTGAAAGTGAAGAAAATAAGGGTACAATCATCACGATTACTCTTCCAAGATTAAAAAATTATTAATAGTATTAAATACGCGCCTGTTTTGGCGTTTTTTTTGCACGGAAAATGAAATATGACAAGGCATTTGTGATTGAAACTTTAACATATATCAGTTAAGATGGTCCTAAATTATCTGAAAAAAGTGGAGATGAAAAGATGAGTTCTGTAAATCTAGTTAACGTTCTTAGAGGAAACCATATTGAAAGTTCACATCGTGGACATGTTGCAGTTGTAGATGCAGATGGTAGGCTCTTGTATTATGCAGGAAATCCAGAAAAGGTTGTGTATGCACGTTCGTCAATGAAGCCGATTCAAACGATTCCTGTTGTCGAGACAGGGGCTGCTGATCGCTACGAATTCAAGGATGATGACCTTTCTTTATGCTGTGCATCTCATAATGGAGAAAGCTTCCATACTGATAGAGTGCTAGATATTTTAGCAAGAACTGGTTTGGAAATAGATGCTCTACAATGTGGTACCCATCCACCAAGGTGGGAAGAAACATATAAAAAGCTTATTTTAGCAGGTGAGCAAGTAACTCCTTTATATAATAATTGTTCTGGTAAGCATTCGGGAATGCTAGCAACGGCAAAGCATATGGGAGAGGACATAGATTCTTATTATCTGTTAGACCACCCTGTCCAACAGCGTATTTTAGATGCGGTTAGTGAAATGTGTAATTATCCTAGAGAGCAGATTGAGATTGGTATTGATGGTTGTGGAGTACCGGTTCATGGATTACCATTAAAAAATATTGCTTTAGGTTTTGCGAAAATGGCAAATACCAGTCAACTTAGTGCTTCACGAGCTGAGACATCAAAAAGAATCATCACCGCAATGATGAATGCACCTGAAATGGTAGGTGGAACTGAGCGTTTTTGTAGTGATTTTATGAAGGTAGGTAATGGCAGGTTCTTTGGAAAGGTTGGGGCAGAGGCTGTTTATTGTGTCGGAGATCTTAAGACTGGATTAGGGATCGCAGTTAAGATTGAGGATGGCAATGCACGAGCGGTTTATCCTGCAATTGTACATGTTTTAGCTGAACTTGATTTATTATCGGAGGAGCAGCAGGAGGGATTAGCTAGTTATTATCGGCCTTCGTTAGAGAATGCGCGGAAAGAAAAAATAGGGGAGTTGGTTCCGGATTTTAAGCTTATTAGTATTAACTAGGTTACTCTGAAAATAACTCAGCTAGCGGAGTTCCATTCGCTGCGATCCACTTGCTTTCCGCGGGGCGGGTCCTGGAGCCTCCTCGTCGCTTTTAGCTCCTGTGGGGTCTCCCGAGACCGCTAAATCCCGCAGGAGTCAAGTGGCTCTCCGCTCATTCCACACTAATTTTGTAAAAGATCATTCATAATTCATCTACTGACTGATAAAAAAAGAGCCTATCACTTTTCTATTTGTGATGGGCTCTTTATTGTGTATTTTTGGATTCTGATAATTTATCGAGGAATTTGTCCATTTGCTCTTTCTTTTTTTGCTCATATATTTCTTTGTATTTGTTTGCTTCATCTGTGGAATATCCATGTTTGGTTAGTTCTGTTTTCATTTCCTCATACAATTTAGTAAACTCTGCATCTGTTTCTTTTTCTAGTGCTTTAAACTCGGAATAATAGTTGGTCATCGATAATAATGCTTGAGAATTCATTCCATTTTGTTGATACTCATCAAATGCTTCGACTAAAATCCCCATCATTCTTGAAGATGTGACTTCTTCTAGCTTTGTTAGTTGGGTCAAATATCTACTTTTTATTCTCTCTAAACCGGGCTGAGCAGATGGAGAAGAAGTCTCTGCATCCAGGGAATGGAGTTGATTCAGAACTGCCTGGTTGGGATTATCCTTACGGAGTTGTTCGTTTACAGTTCTAGAAGGTGAGTCTGTAACCAATTTTTCGTTCGATCCAATTGTGAGAAAGGTAATAAGTAATATCATTTCGATTAAAATAATGCCAATAAAAAACTTTTTCAATTTATTTCACCTCCAATATCAACATTGTTGACAGGTGGAGAGAAGTTTAAACAGTGAATAAGGCAAAAGAAAAAGACGAATGATTCATTCGTCTTTATTGGTAGCTGGTTCTTTTTTTATAAATTTTTCAGAATAATTCGTTTCAATAAAATTAATAAAGGGCTCAACAAATTCAGGGTCGAATTGTTCACCGGAGCATCGACGTAGTTCCTGTAAGCCTTCACAGAATGATTTTGTTTTTTGGTATGGACGTTCAGTTGTCATGGCATCAAATGAATCAATGATGCATAAAATTCTAGCGAGTTTTGGGATGTTATCACCTTTTAAACCGTGTGGATAACCTCTTCCATCATATCTTTCATGATGAAGCTCAACTAGTGGAATAAGTAAATCTAATTTCTTATTAGTAGAGATTATTTCTTTACCAAATGTAACATGCTTTTTTACCATTTCCCATTCATCTTGTGTGAGTTTCTCCTTTTTATTAAGGATATCTCTTGGTATTTCTAATTTTCCGATATCATGTATTAAAGCACCTAAAATCAGTGTTTTTTTATCCTTTTCAGACAAGTCCAAATGATTGCTGAAATCTAAGGCGTATTTATACACTCGTTTACTGTGTCGATATGTATAAATATCCTTAGATAGAAAAATCTTAAGTTGTTGATCCGCTTCTTCTAGGGCTACGTCAATGGAAAGTGAATTGTTTTGAATCATGTATTCGGTTTGATCATCAAATACTTGGACAATATTTTTACCTTGTGTCTTAGCTTGGTACATTGCTTGATCTGCTTTGCTTAACAATTCAGAAGAACCGTAAATTTCACTAGAATAAGGAACAATTCCTGCAGAGAATGATAAACAACCATAAGGGAGATTTTCCACACCACTAAAATATGAATCGTTTACTTTTTTTCTTAACGTGTTAAGAAATCTAAAGCCTTCGTCTATAGTGGTATTAGGCATAATAATTGTAAATTCTTCTCCACCATATCTAGATGCAATGAAATTTTCTTTTGAACACTCTGTTTGTAATAATGAACCAAAAAATTTAAGAAGGTTATCACCGTTAATATGTCCATAAAGGTCATTATATTTCTTAAAATCATCTAGGTCTAAGAGGCCAATTACTAAATTGGAATCTGTTTCCTTTGATTCTTTAATTTTTAAGGATAATATTTCTTTAAAATATCCATGATTATTTAGACCTGTTAAAAAGTCTTTTTGGGCTTTCTCAGTCATAGCCTGAAACAGAGAGAAATGTTGATTAAATTCCCAGGATAATAATAAAGCAATGACTATAAAGAGAAATAGTCCAAATATATTTTGTGTATTCATTAAGATACTTAAAATTAACGATAGTATAAGTGTGCTTAAATAGGTTGCAAATGTCTCTTTTGTAAGTCCTTTTAAGACTGATAAAAAATTGTTCTTATACAAAAGCAGGAAGTAACCTCCAATTAAAAAAACATTTATAAAAAAATAGCCAGTTAATGATAAAATATATGGAAGTAAAGATGTAGTATTAATAACGCCAATAGTTCCTCCAGTTAAAATAAAGAGGTAGTAGGCGGTTATTATCATAAATGAATAAATAGAGAAATTAAAGACATGTTTCCACCAAGCAATTTTCCTTTGAAAACAACCGAAAATAATAGAATGTAAGATTAAAATTCCTAATGTAAGCTGTAAACCAAAAAGGAAAATACAGGCAAGATAAACCGTTGAATCCATTGATAGTGAATTCCCTGTTGGTGGTAGGGGAATTGTATAGTGGTTTAATAGGAGAACAGCTCCTACTAATGAAAATATTAATACCCATTCGCTTAACTCGGGTGTATGGAAAGGATTTAAAAATAAATGAAGGAGAATCCCAGATAAAGAAACTCCTATAAGATATATGGTTTCAGGGCGTTTATCAATTTTGTGCATTTCAATCACTCTCAATTTAAAATAGTAGGAGAAGTTAATAAAAACTTCTCCTAGATTATAGCTATTATATTAATTTAAATCCAGAAGTTAATGCAATAATTAGAGAACCAATAATTACCGCATTTGTTAATACGCTTGTAAGCTTTAAACCTTCAAGTCTCTTTTTCATACTGTTTCACCCCCTTTTAGTAAAGCAGAGCTGTTAGTAGTAGTTTGCTTTTTATTAAAATCAACCATGATATATTGAATAAAAAGGAAAATCCCAAAATTCATAACAACATCACCAATACTAATGACTTGTTGTTTTGGATACGGTGCACTTAATGGGATAATATCACCTAAGAATGCTAATTTTGTAGACTCAATAATTGCCGTGTGCTTTCCATAAAGACTCGTTTTAAGTGCTTCAGCATACATTGGATCTAAGATTGAGGCAGCATCTAAAGAAACGGGCATTCTCCCTCCGTTAACTGCCATGACAAGGAAATTTAAAAATACACCAATCAAAATAATTGTAAAACCCTTGTAGTGACGGTTGATCCATAAGAAAAACATACCAACAATGTATATGAGGATAAACATATAGTTACTCATTATGCCAAGTAGTGTTATTTTATTTTGGAAGGTAAAAATGAAAATTTGAATAAGTAATAACAACGGGAAAACCCAACCGGATTTAAGCTTGAGAGTAGATAACCCTCTTAAATTACCTTTACGAAAAAAAGCAACAATAACCGCAATAATTATTCCATCGAATACCATTATTTTCACCTGCTAGTTTAATAGTTATATGAAGAAAGATAATTGAAGAAGATTAGTTATAAAGATTCATGAGGAATTTTTCTTTGATGTAATATGAAGATATCGTATCATTCTATTAGATAAATGCAACATTATTTGCTATTATTCGCTAAAAATAAACCAAATTGACCATTTATCGATTGACATATGTAGGTATATTAGTGTATAAAATGACAATGTTTTACACACAATCTAGTTTCTTGGTAGGATAACACCACCTTATCGTCAAGAAAGCTAGCATCTTATGTAATAATTTATGTATAATGAAGAAAAACGTGTAGGAGATTGTCATAAATGGTCGCTTTAAGATATGGAAATAGATCTTTTGTGAAAAATAGCATCATCCTCATTGTATCTTCAACCTTAATCATCATCGTATTTTGGGTCATGTTGTATCTCTTCATTTTTCCTTCAATTAAAGATACCGCCGATACTTCTTTAAAGACACAATTAGAGCTTGTGAAGCAGCATTCTTTGGAAGAAATGAAAGGCCCGATTGATGAGTTAAAAAGCCTATCAAGTGGTTCTTCTTTAATAAACTCATCGCCTGAGTTGGTTTCCCACATGGTAAGAAAGGGCTTTGATAGTTTTAGTCATTTTGAACAGATCGGCTTCATAGACCATAATTTAAATCCAAGCTATAATGTAACAATTGGATCGGTAAATATAAATCATCAAAAACCAATACTACAAATGGAAGATACTGTTTATGAGGATCAAATATTTCTATCGTCCTTTGAATATGGTATAAACACCGCAGTTTCATATTTATCAATATACATACCCGTTTTGGATGAGAATAAGAGATATCATTACCTAAGAGGAACTTTAGAGGTTTCGGACTCCTTCTTTAGCCCACAATATATTAATCAAAGGCTCGGCAACACCGGAAAGGTTTTTTTGGTTGACCGTGAAGGTCAGATCTACCCAGGTAACCAAGTAACGAGTTTTAGTTCTGAATTGCAAGATGAGATACGGAAGCATGTAAGAAGTCGTTTCAATCCTCAAAAAGATGGATTGGATAAAGTACATACCATTAAATTAGCAAATAACAATGAACAGGTCCTAGCTTTAAAGACGCTTTATAACCAATTAACGATAGGGATTGTCTATGATCAGTCTGAGATATACAAAGCAAAGCTTCAATTGAAAAATGGCTTTATTATTGTATCAATTTTACTAGAATTAATAGTTATTATTGTTGGTGTTAGTGTACATAGAAAGCTATCAAAGCCTACATCATTGTTAATTGCGCAAGCTGACAAAATCGCTAATGGGGATTTAGATGCACCACTTCCCACCACAAGGGATGAGGATACTTCTGCAATCATCCATGCGTTACAGAGAGTACTAAATGAACGTGAACGATTATTTATCCAAACAATTGAAGCGATCAGCTCGACTCTTGAAAAAAGGGATTCCTATACAGCAGGACATTCAAAGCGTGTAACAGATATTGCATTAAAAATAGCTGATGAGTTAAATCTGAGTGACAAAGAGAAAAGGACTTTACAGCTTGGGGCAGCGTTACATGATATAGGTAAAGTTGGCGTACCAGATTCAATTCTTTTAAAGACAGGGAGACTCACAAAAGAGGAATATGATGAAATTAAGCTTCATCCTGTTTATGGCGATGATATTATTGCGAATATCAAAAGTTTGAAGCATGTTCGTCCAATTGTACGCTCACATCATGAGCGGTGGGACGGCAAAGGGTATCCTGATGGATTAGCAGAAGGAAATATTGATCTACTTGCAAGGATCACTTGTGTTGCTGATGCGTTTGATGCAATGATTTCTGATCGACCGTATCGAACGGGAATGGATAACAACCTAGCCATTGCAGTAATTACTGAGGAAGCGGGAAAACAATTTGATCCAGTGATTGTTGAAGCGTTTGTTCGTATGGCTAAAAAAGAATATATTACTCCCGACATAATCAAAAAAAGCTCCTGAGATTTCAGGAGCTTTTAGTTACTTTTTAGTGACTGTAGAATCCATATTAAGATGTTCCTTAAGTTTAGTAGATAAGCTTAATCTAGTTTCCTCTGGAACAATCAAATAATAAATACCGTTTATTTTTTGGCCACTACCTGTTAGTTGTAGCTTTTCTAAACTGTGGCGAGCGTCTTTGTAATTGGCTTGAATGTCGACCATTTCAGATAACGTAAGGTTCGTTTTTACATTTTGTCCGACGATGTTGAGCATATCGTCTAATTTTGTGATCGAAGAAATCGTTGCTCCTTCATCGATAACAGCTTGGATGATCTGTTTTTGTCGATCTTGTCGGCCGAAATCTCCACGCGGGTCCTCATATCTCATTCGAGAATATGCAAGTGCTTTTTCTCCGTCAAGTTGAACGGAGCCTTCATTAAAGCTGTATCCACTGTAATCAAATGCGAAAGGATTATTTACTGTCACTCCGCCCACTGCATCGACAATATCTTTGAATCCTTCCATATTAACTTTAACAAAATAATCGATTGGAATGTCCAGAAAGTTTTCTACTGTATCCATTGCCATTTCTACTCCACCGAATGCATAAGCATGATTGATTTTATCATCAAAGCCACGACCTATCATTTCTGTGCGAGTATCACGTGGAATACTAACCATCTGCATTGATTGCGTAGTAGGGTTGATTGTCATCACGATAATTGTATCAGAGCGACCGCGATCATTTTGGCGTTCATCCACACCTAAAATTAAGACTGATATAGGATCTTGCTCTTTAAATTCAACTTCTTTTGTACGTTTTTCAGATACTGTTCGATTGATTGGTTCATGTATCTTTTCAATCGTTTTTTCAACCGAACTATAAATTGAATATGCATAAATTCCAATTCCTAAAACAAATAAACTGAATATACTAAGTGTTATTGTTAACACTTTCCTCTTTTTACTCCATTTCCTCAAGGGACATCTTCCTTCCATAAATCTACAAATTATAACAAAAAGTATAAAGGTTTTTTGACTATGAAACAATGAAATTTTATTTCCTGTGTCCGTTTTAGGATAGTATGAGTGATCAGCAGTTAAATATGTTAAATAAATAGCAAATTGTATTAGTATTGTAGATAAGGCACGATATGTTGATTGGACAAGCTGTTTCTATTATTAGTTTTCCTGATTCAACTTAAATTAAACAAGGCCACACAGATTACAATACAGTCTTGTAACTACTTTTGATTAAGGTTTCCGTGGCACTAGTTCAAATCATGATAATTTCCGAGGAAATTTTACAGATTTTATCAAATTATTGTAAAGTTTTATCAAATAGTGTTGTATAATGATAGAATATTATATGATGTAAATTTAAATTCCAGGCTGATAGAAAACGATCGTTATTCTTACTCTTTATACTCTACCCTTTTGGTAAATGGATAGTTTTATATAAAAAAGGAACTAGGATTTCTTACAGTTTTCAACAACCTGAAACTTTTTGATGGAGGTACTGTTTTGAAAAAATTGAGTTTATTAATCGTAATCGTTCTTTCAATTGCTGCTGTAATTTTAGCAAAATTACAATGGGACGAAAAAATAGCAGCAAATGGAAGTTCGAGTGTAACTAGTATTAAGACAGAAACATCAGGAGAAAGTGCGCCTGCTAAAGAAGAGAAAGAAAATGATTCTGAAAAAGCTAGTATTATGGAGTTAACAAAAAACTTAGATAAAGAAGTTGCTGAGAAAATTGAGCAAGCCTATGATAATGGTGAGCCTTTACATCTTGTGATTTTCGGTTCTGCATCATCACCTGAAGAAGGTGGATGGCCTTCAATGTTTAAGGAAGAAATTGAGAGTACATATGGTGAAGGTTTAATTAACGTAACAATAATGGAATTGGCTGATAAGTCAAGTAGTCAGGTTATTGAGGAAGAATTATATAAAAATGTTATTGGTCTAAATCCAGACATTTTACTCTTTGAGTCATTTATTCTTTATGATAATAGCATAATTGGTAGGGAACAAAGGATAGAAAATTTTAAGTTTCTACTTGATGAATTTCAATCATCTGAATCGAATCCGTTAGTTATATTGCAACCCTCAAATCCACTATTAAATGCAGTGATTTATCCTGCTGATGTGGAAACGGCAGCTGAGTATGCTGAGGAACAAAGCGTTTTGTATTTAAATCATTGGGACGCATGGCCTGACCTGAACTCTCAAGAAATGACCGACTATGTAGATAACGGTATACCAACAGAAAAAGGTCATCAATTATGGGCGGACTATTTAATTAATTATTTTATTGCCAGTGAAGAGGATTCCGAATAAAAAGATGTGTTTAGGTTATAATAGATTCCTTGTTAAGGAATCTTTTTTTTATCTTAAGGTTCTTTCTGAAGGATTGTTGCTAATTCAATGATTTGTAAGTAAGGTACACTAGTTTGCCGGATACTAAGTAAAGAAAAGATATCACTCTACTTGTTTTCTCGTGCTACTAAGCAACAAAATTCACGGAATTAGCCTACTAATAAAACAAATGGGGGAAGGGAATTGAAAAAGATTGTTCAACTAACTATAGTACTTTTTCTCTCGTTAGTTGTTATGGGAAACGAAACGATGGCGGAAAAAATGGTTGTTATTGATGCGGGACATGGTGGGAAGTTTTCAGGTACTTGTGGATATTCCGGAAGAATCACTGGATATTGTGAAAAAGATGCGAATTTGGAGGTATCCTTGAAGCTAAAAGAAGTTCTTGAATCAAAAGGGATATCAGTATTTTTAACGCGTTCAACTGATATGGAATTTGCTGATTTCTTGCGGGATGAGGAAGGTAATACTGAAGGTGGAGATTTTTCAAAGCGTATGGAATTGGCAAACAATTATGTTGGAGAAAATCATGCTAACGCGGTGTTTATCTCTATCCATCATAATGCCAATCCTACAAATCCATTTATCCGTGGAATTGAAACATACTACTATGATGGCTTGAACCACTTTAAACCAGAATATCCTCATGATCCATTACAGATGACATATTTACAGGATAATAAAAGGCTTGCAGAAGAGATACAAATGAATCTTGTTGAAAATCTTAAACAGCCCAATCGAAAAGTACATAATGATCAAAGCTTTTATGTTATCCGAAATGCTAAAATGCCAGCGGTTTTAGTAGAACTAGGATTTATGATAAACAGACATGAAGAGAAGCTAATAAAAACATCTGACTACCAACAAACAGCTGCTAATTCGATCGCAGATGCAGTTGAGCAATATTTCAAAGTATATGAGGTGTATAGTTCGACCCATGAAAAGCTTGGGGCGTTTTCAAAAGAGTCCCAGGCCCTAAAGTTCGCTGAGGAAGTAAAATCTGCAACAACTGTCATTAATAAATACAACCAAAAAGTAGTCTTTGAAAGCAATGCCAAAGCTACCTCACAAGTTAAACTGCCGTAAATGATGAAACCAAACAAACGTTTATTTAAATAGTTAATCAAATGTTTGTTTAAATTAGATTCAAAAAACGTAATGGATATGATAAGTGTTAGGGGTCAAAGTGTGGAAGTATTTGCACCGTGGATTATAAAAATAGTGCATTCACCTAGTGTGGAATGCGCGGAGAGCCGGCTGACTCCTGCGGGATCTAGCGGTCTCGTGAGACCCCGCAGGAGCCAAAAAGCGACGAGGAGGCTCACCGCACGCCCCCCGGAAAGCGAGTGAACTGCAGCGGATGAATCTCCAACTTATGTATTTTCGGGGGAGATCTCAATGCTAATTTGATTAGCACCATGGAGTATGAAAAATACTTAGCTTAGTGTCTAGCTCCAGGCGCTATCGGCTCGGGGTCATAAGTCAATCCATCTAGAAGGTTAAAGAGCAACCTTCTAGACGGCTTGTCTTATGCCTGTCGCCGATGAACGAGCGCCTTCCGCATTTCTTTTTTCAGGGTATACTATTAATATAAAAGGTCATTAACTCTCATTCGAGATGTTAGAAGTATGTATAGGGGTAATAACAATGAAAAATTTGATTTGTACACTTGCATTAATAGGACTATTAACAGCATGCAACAATGAATCTCCCACTCCAGTAAACGAACAAAAAGAAGTAATTAACGAAAACACCAGTCCCGACTTAGAAAACGTGCCACTAATCGAAGCAAATCTCCTTCAATACCGACCTGAGGTGGGTACTAAAAGGACGTATATGAATGGGGAAGATGAAATTTATATACAAGAGGTCATTGCTGCAGATGAAGAATATCTTCAGCTAACCATATCTTTGAGTGGCGCACCAACTACGCATATTTATCGCTGGACAAATAACGAGATTGCCCTGATATATGAAAATTCCTCACCTTCAAATCCAAGGGATAATCTTTTAGAAGAGTTCGAATCGACAGGTGTGATAGAAACTTATATTGATGTTGATGACATTCAGGCAGACTGGCAGCTTATTGGTGCTGATGAAAAAGTGACTGTACCATATGACACATTTAAAAATGTGTTAGTTTTACAAAAAACCACAGATGAAGTTGAAGGTGAAGATACAATCTATACAAGGTATTTTGCCGAAGGACATGGAATGATCAAAGAGACCTTTGAATTAACCGGTGAATATGGTTATAAAGATGAAGCGAATTTGTCTACTGTGGATTCGTTAAAAGAATAAAAAACTGTATCGGAAGTATTGTTGTGCTAATATCACCTGTAATTAGACCATTGGTGTAGGCTGCTTTTGTGGAATTTTATTGCTTTGAAAGGTCTTACAAAAGCATGATAAACTAAGTAGAGTGCTTTCCTTTCTTCCGAAATCTAGACCTTGTGTCAGGAAAAGATAGTGTATTCCACTTCAAAATCGATAGCAACAGTTTTTCAGAAAAAAACCTAGTTATAAAACTCTTAATATAATTGAGTAGGTGTTTATCCATGCAAAAAATTAAAGTAATGACGGTTTTTGGGACGCGGCCGGAAGCGATTAAAATGGCACCGCTTGTGTTAGAATTTCAAAAACACTCTGAGCATATTGATTCGATCGTCACAGTAACGGCACAGCACCGACAAATGCTTGACCAAGTACTTGAGATATTTCAACTTAAACCTGATTATGATTTAAATGTAATGAAAGACAGACAAACATTAAAAGATGTGACGATTCGTGCTTTAGATGGATTAGATGCAGTAATGAAAGAGGAAAAGCCCGATCTTGTCTTGGTCCATGGTGATACAACGACAACATTTGTGGCTAGCTTAGCTGCTCTTTATAATCAGATAACTGTCGGCCATGTAGAGGCTGGTTTGCGTACTTGGAACAAATACTCCCCTTATCCTGAGGAAATGAATCGACAAATGACTGGCGTTATAGCAGATTTGCATTTTGCGCCAACAGCGCAATCAGCAGAAAATCTTCGGTTGGAAAACAAACGTGAAGAAACGATTTTTATAACGGGAAATACCGCAATTGATGCGTTGAAAACAACCGTTCAAGATACATATCAACATGATGTTTTAACTAAGATTGGGGATGCACGCTTAATTTTAGTAACAGCACACCGAAGAGAGAATCTTGGAGAGCCAATGAGAAATATGTTTAGGGCGATCAAGAGGATCGTTAATGAACATGAAGATGTGCAAGTTATTTACCCGGTCCATTTAAACCCAGCCGTCTTAGAAGTGGCTAATGAAATACTTGGCAATGACCCTAGAATCCATTTGATTGAGCCATT
Encoded here:
- a CDS encoding bifunctional diguanylate cyclase/phosphohydrolase, producing the protein MHKIDKRPETIYLIGVSLSGILLHLFLNPFHTPELSEWVLIFSLVGAVLLLNHYTIPLPPTGNSLSMDSTVYLACIFLFGLQLTLGILILHSIIFGCFQRKIAWWKHVFNFSIYSFMIITAYYLFILTGGTIGVINTTSLLPYILSLTGYFFINVFLIGGYFLLLYKNNFLSVLKGLTKETFATYLSTLILSLILSILMNTQNIFGLFLFIVIALLLSWEFNQHFSLFQAMTEKAQKDFLTGLNNHGYFKEILSLKIKESKETDSNLVIGLLDLDDFKKYNDLYGHINGDNLLKFFGSLLQTECSKENFIASRYGGEEFTIIMPNTTIDEGFRFLNTLRKKVNDSYFSGVENLPYGCLSFSAGIVPYSSEIYGSSELLSKADQAMYQAKTQGKNIVQVFDDQTEYMIQNNSLSIDVALEEADQQLKIFLSKDIYTYRHSKRVYKYALDFSNHLDLSEKDKKTLILGALIHDIGKLEIPRDILNKKEKLTQDEWEMVKKHVTFGKEIISTNKKLDLLIPLVELHHERYDGRGYPHGLKGDNIPKLARILCIIDSFDAMTTERPYQKTKSFCEGLQELRRCSGEQFDPEFVEPFINFIETNYSEKFIKKEPATNKDE
- a CDS encoding HD-GYP domain-containing protein, which produces MVALRYGNRSFVKNSIILIVSSTLIIIVFWVMLYLFIFPSIKDTADTSLKTQLELVKQHSLEEMKGPIDELKSLSSGSSLINSSPELVSHMVRKGFDSFSHFEQIGFIDHNLNPSYNVTIGSVNINHQKPILQMEDTVYEDQIFLSSFEYGINTAVSYLSIYIPVLDENKRYHYLRGTLEVSDSFFSPQYINQRLGNTGKVFLVDREGQIYPGNQVTSFSSELQDEIRKHVRSRFNPQKDGLDKVHTIKLANNNEQVLALKTLYNQLTIGIVYDQSEIYKAKLQLKNGFIIVSILLELIVIIVGVSVHRKLSKPTSLLIAQADKIANGDLDAPLPTTRDEDTSAIIHALQRVLNERERLFIQTIEAISSTLEKRDSYTAGHSKRVTDIALKIADELNLSDKEKRTLQLGAALHDIGKVGVPDSILLKTGRLTKEEYDEIKLHPVYGDDIIANIKSLKHVRPIVRSHHERWDGKGYPDGLAEGNIDLLARITCVADAFDAMISDRPYRTGMDNNLAIAVITEEAGKQFDPVIVEAFVRMAKKEYITPDIIKKSS
- a CDS encoding N-acetylmuramoyl-L-alanine amidase family protein, whose amino-acid sequence is MKKIVQLTIVLFLSLVVMGNETMAEKMVVIDAGHGGKFSGTCGYSGRITGYCEKDANLEVSLKLKEVLESKGISVFLTRSTDMEFADFLRDEEGNTEGGDFSKRMELANNYVGENHANAVFISIHHNANPTNPFIRGIETYYYDGLNHFKPEYPHDPLQMTYLQDNKRLAEEIQMNLVENLKQPNRKVHNDQSFYVIRNAKMPAVLVELGFMINRHEEKLIKTSDYQQTAANSIADAVEQYFKVYEVYSSTHEKLGAFSKESQALKFAEEVKSATTVINKYNQKVVFESNAKATSQVKLP
- the tagU gene encoding polyisoprenyl-teichoic acid--peptidoglycan teichoic acid transferase TagU; the protein is MEGRCPLRKWSKKRKVLTITLSIFSLFVLGIGIYAYSIYSSVEKTIEKIHEPINRTVSEKRTKEVEFKEQDPISVLILGVDERQNDRGRSDTIIVMTINPTTQSMQMVSIPRDTRTEMIGRGFDDKINHAYAFGGVEMAMDTVENFLDIPIDYFVKVNMEGFKDIVDAVGGVTVNNPFAFDYSGYSFNEGSVQLDGEKALAYSRMRYEDPRGDFGRQDRQKQIIQAVIDEGATISSITKLDDMLNIVGQNVKTNLTLSEMVDIQANYKDARHSLEKLQLTGSGQKINGIYYLIVPEETRLSLSTKLKEHLNMDSTVTKK
- a CDS encoding SGNH/GDSL hydrolase family protein, giving the protein MKKLSLLIVIVLSIAAVILAKLQWDEKIAANGSSSVTSIKTETSGESAPAKEEKENDSEKASIMELTKNLDKEVAEKIEQAYDNGEPLHLVIFGSASSPEEGGWPSMFKEEIESTYGEGLINVTIMELADKSSSQVIEEELYKNVIGLNPDILLFESFILYDNSIIGREQRIENFKFLLDEFQSSESNPLVILQPSNPLLNAVIYPADVETAAEYAEEQSVLYLNHWDAWPDLNSQEMTDYVDNGIPTEKGHQLWADYLINYFIASEEDSE
- a CDS encoding asparaginase, with the translated sequence MSSVNLVNVLRGNHIESSHRGHVAVVDADGRLLYYAGNPEKVVYARSSMKPIQTIPVVETGAADRYEFKDDDLSLCCASHNGESFHTDRVLDILARTGLEIDALQCGTHPPRWEETYKKLILAGEQVTPLYNNCSGKHSGMLATAKHMGEDIDSYYLLDHPVQQRILDAVSEMCNYPREQIEIGIDGCGVPVHGLPLKNIALGFAKMANTSQLSASRAETSKRIITAMMNAPEMVGGTERFCSDFMKVGNGRFFGKVGAEAVYCVGDLKTGLGIAVKIEDGNARAVYPAIVHVLAELDLLSEEQQEGLASYYRPSLENARKEKIGELVPDFKLISIN
- a CDS encoding DUF5317 domain-containing protein gives rise to the protein MVFDGIIIAVIVAFFRKGNLRGLSTLKLKSGWVFPLLLLIQIFIFTFQNKITLLGIMSNYMFILIYIVGMFFLWINRHYKGFTIILIGVFLNFLVMAVNGGRMPVSLDAASILDPMYAEALKTSLYGKHTAIIESTKLAFLGDIIPLSAPYPKQQVISIGDVVMNFGIFLFIQYIMVDFNKKQTTTNSSALLKGGETV